In Sorghum bicolor cultivar BTx623 chromosome 8, Sorghum_bicolor_NCBIv3, whole genome shotgun sequence, one genomic interval encodes:
- the LOC8067209 gene encoding uncharacterized protein LOC8067209 translates to MTQAKSAPGRREMGRGRSPEPLDFFIWTVEDVGLWLEEINLGGYRQVFEENGVNGEYLESLSMFTTEQILRFIRRCHMKWGDFITLCKELRRIKVACLKGEQEVRRPWWAPACLSIVFVRAAKQNRKSRVVSLKLEP, encoded by the exons ATGACCCAAGCCAAGTCCGCTCCTGGGAGGAGGGAGATGGGCCGGGGACGATCGCCGGAGCCACTCGATTTCTTCATATGGACTGTCGAG GATGTTGGATTATGGCTGGAAGAAATAAATCTTGGTGGCTACAGACAAGTATTTGAAGAAAATGGTGTCAATGGAGAATATCTAGAAAGCTTGTCCATGTTTACTACTGAACAGATTCTGCGCTTTATTAGGCGGTGCCATATGAAATGGGGAGACTTTATCACACTGTGCAAAGAGTTGAGGCGCATTAAAG TCGCCTGCCTCAAAGGGGAGCAAGAAGTCCGCAGGCCATGGTGGGCACCGGCATGCCTCTCCATAGTGTTCGTGAGGGCAGCCAAGCAGAACAGGAAGTCCCGTGTTGTCTCCTTGAAGCTGGAACCATGA
- the LOC8067208 gene encoding heat shock protein 90-6, mitochondrial yields MIGASRRSLSAAAAAAARSRVAASAASAVSADADASSVPPRPVSNGAPGVPQQQKRLLSVLAAPKVAGTSNVVSLKLMDGALIGRRYESSAAAVDSTDLPAEKHEYQAEVNRLMDLIVHSLYSNKEVFLRELVSNASDALDKLRYLSVTDPELLKDGPQLDIRIQTDKDNGIITITDSGIGMTKQELIDSLGTIASSGTAKFLKALKESQEAGMDSNLIGQFGVGFYSAFLVSEKVVVSTKSPKSDKQYVWEGQADSGSYTIREENDPEKLIPRGTRLTLYLKRDDKGFAHPERIQKLLKNYSQFVSFPIYTLQEKGFTKEVEVDEDPAEAQKEGDEPKKKTKTVVEKYWDWELANETQPIWLRNPKEVSTEEYNEFYKKTFNEYLDPLASSHFTTEGEVEFRSILFVPATRKDDITDSRKTKNIRLYVKRVFISDDFDGELFPRYLSFVKGVVDSNDLPLNVSREILQESRIVRIMRKRLVRKAFDMILGISCSENRDDYERFWENYGKFLKLGAMEDKENHKRIAPLLRFFSSQSNDELISLDEYVENMKPEQKDIYFIAADSLSSAKNAPFLERLTEKEYEVLLFVDPMDEVAIQNLVSYKDKKFVDISKEDLDLGDNNEEREKEIKQEFSQTCDWIKNRLGDKVARVDISNRLRSSPCVLVAAKFGWSANMERLMRAQSMGDTSSLDFMRSRKVFEINPEHEIIKALNVACRNNPDDPEALKALDVLFETAMISSGFSPDNPAELSGKIYEMMTSAIAGKWSSQSEAQPANPIPQHSAPVMSDEPLEAEVVESEPAADAGQQK; encoded by the exons ATGATCGGGGCCTCTAGGCGATCCCtcagtgccgccgccgccgccgccgcccgcagcCGCGTGGCTGCCAGCGCTGCCTCCGCCGTctccgccgacgccgacgcctccTCAGTCCCGCCCCGCCCC GTGAGCAATGGAGCGCCTGGGGTTCCTCAGCAGCAGAAGAGGCTCCTCTCAGTGCTTGCAGCACCCAAGGTTGCAGGAACAAGCAATGTTGTGTCCCTCAAGCTGATGGATGGTGCCCTTATTGGGAGACGCTATGAATCGAGTGCGGCAGCAGTTGACTCTACGGACCTGCCAGCTGAGAAGCATGAGTATCAGGCTGAG GTCAACAGGCTCATGGATTTGATCGTGCACAGCTTGTATAGTAACAAGGAAGTTTTCCTTCGAGAATTGGTCAG CAATGCTAGTGATGCACTTGATAAGTTACGTTATCTGAGTGTCACGGATCCTGAGCTTCTGAAGGATGGTCCCCAACTTGACATTCGCATCCAAACAGACAAGGATAATGGAATAATAACAATTAC TGATTCTGGGATTGGTATGACGAAACAAGAGCTCATTGATTCTCTTGGGACTATTGCAAGCAGTGGAACTGCCAAGTTCCtgaaggcattgaag GAGAGTCAAGAAGCTGGCATGGACAGCAACTTGATTGGCCAATTTGGTGTTGGTTTCTATTCCGCATTTCTTGTTTCGGAGAAG GTTGTTGTGTCAACTAAGAGCCCCAAATCTGACAAACAATATGTTTGGGAAGGACAAGCAGATTCTGGTTCTTATACCATTAGAGAGGAAAATGACCCGGAGAAGCTCATTCCTAGGGGAACGCGCCTTACTCTCTATCTCAAG CGTGATGATAAGGGCTTTGCTCATCCTGAGAGGATTCAAAAACTTCTAAAGAATTACTCTCAGTTTGTTTCCTTTCCCATTTACACGTTGCAAGAGAAAGGCTTCACAAAAGAG GTGGAGGTTGACGAGGATCCAGCGGAAGCCCAAAAAGAAGGTGACGAG CCTAAGAAAAAGACCAAAACCGTCGTTGAGAAGTATTGGGATTGGGAGCTTGCAAATGAGACACAACCTATTTGG CTTCGGAACCCTAAAGAGGTTTCaactgaggagtacaatgaattTTACAAGAAAACCTTCAATGAGTACTTGGATCCTTTGGCCTCCTCACACTTCACTACAGAG GGTGAGGTAGAATTCAGGTCAATTCTTTTTGTTCCTGCTACAAGGAAGGATGACATAACTGATAGTAGGAAGACCAAGAATATCAGACTGTATGTTAAGCGTGTATTCATATCAGATGACTTTGATGGAGAATTG TTCCCAAGATATTTGAGCTTTGTGAAGGGTGTTGTTGACTCAAATGACCTTCCATTGAATGTTTCTCGTGAGATTCTTCAAGAAAGTCGAATT GTTCGTATAATGAGAAAGAGGCTGGTGCGGAAAGCCTTTGATATGATACTTGGCATTTCTTGCAGTGAAAACAGAGAT GATTATGAAAGGTTCTGGGAGAACTATGGAAAATTCTTAAAGCTGGGTGCCATGGAAGATAAGGAAAACCACAAGAGAATTGCTCCTTTGTTGCGCTTCTTCTCTTCTCAAAGCAACGATGAATTAATTAGCTTGGATGAATATGTGGAAAACATGAAACCTGAGCAAAAGGACATTTACTTCATTGCTGCGGACAGTCTGagcagtgccaaaaatgctccTTTCTTAGAGAGACTAACAGAAAAAGAGTATGAG gTTCTACTTTTCGTCGACCCTATGGATGAAGTGGCTATCCAGAATCTGGTCTCCTACAAGGATAAGAAATTTGTGGACATTAGCAAGGAAGATTTGGACTTAG GTGATAACAATGAGGAAAGAGAGAAGGAGATAAAGCAGGAGTTCAGCCAAACCTGTGACTGGATAAAGAATCGCTTGGGTGACAAGGTTGCACGTGTTGACATATCTAACCGTCTCAGGTCATCGCCATGTGTACTCGTTGCAGCGAAGTTTGGTTGGTCAGCCAATATGGAAAG GCTGATGAGAGCACAGTCTATGGGTGATACATCCTCTTTGGATTTCATGCGCTCAAGGAAGGTTTTTGAAATAAACCCAGAGCATGAGATAATCAAGGCCTTGAAT GTGGCATGCAGGAATAACCCTGATGATCCTGAAGCTCTAAAGGCTCTGGATGTTCTCTTCGAAACTGCTATGATTTCAAGTGGCTTTTCG CCTGACAACCCGGCAGAGCTCAGTGGGAAGATCTACGAGATGATGACCTCTGCCATCGCCGGCAAATGGTCCTCACAGTCGGAGGCGCAACCTGCCAACCCAATCCCGCAGCACTCTGCACCCGTGATGTCAGATGAGCCGCTTGAAGCTGAAGTGGTTGAGTCAGAGCCCGCTGCTGATGCTGGTCAGCAGAAGTAG